In one Cloacibacillus porcorum genomic region, the following are encoded:
- a CDS encoding UvrD-helicase domain-containing protein, protein MSSDGPRWHSLIKGTEAQIEALTSDKYLTVVSAGAGTGKTQTLAQRFAWLLASDPECGVGEVLVLTFTKKAAREMQERIKGTLERWYAECPDELAHLKSRIEGIDDAYISTIHSFAMKIIRESGLALDIDPTASIMPAPKADIWWREFASMLSAASEERILAALPAEWRARASELMREPEFIEMLNAFGPEAVAEAAKSCSEKLYCAGQSPESLWEHDDTELTASIESLKELKKDIYELWSRDVFPAILSSPEFSGGGNRKPTKAKEKLAPFIDRWLAAPAASDEALSQFCGELFESVLVPLSGGKIKDAISEALGTGLKEWRDETKALLALAVPPSEGEKRVNALLCRVCAVGWACWDEFRRRENLLSLSDLIFYASEVLNSSADYKRKFKHIMVDEFQDTDPLQDGLIEALWVTPEAESDFNNTLFLVGDQKQSIYRFRHADLTLFRGYIERCRCHGAEGYCKYVSLDQNFRTASGLLEKFNGLFGELWGGGSEIFYEPLLPPQDEDIRERRNASVERPQLELLCAVSPYGDRDEKILMPELRLRLYSELGRRMARMREEGRLIWDKGRGEFRPVRWRDFAVLVPARTEYSMIERAFERLGLPYLLSTNKNYFARGEIGDLVNLISLLAEPENPLFLGGWLASPFSGVSIEEAERMLAAALESRESRKALPLAEVVRREHPELCARLEHLRRTALLSGVSAVILEILREPSFLENYGGLRRRRVNANIIYLAQLAEEYERSQGKSLKGCAEYLLSAASSEGAKEEPDAADEDTDAIQVMTIHASKGLEFPVVALIYADKRGPRSSALQVSKRYGVIAKETPDFLLHEEPGGKNISAMWEMKEESEAESAERDRLWYVGFTRAQDRLILCAAYQESKADAEGGKSPTLLSRTAGVLPPEDISHITEEPEELPKYAPYEAKAQTEGMALKIVSPAKLGRISASAYALISWCPAAYRTVYRQGRTVSWTVKGGEGGGSDFGSLTHWLLARWDFRAESLVRWLPFSREGQGYEAVMRRLPVELRDEFASGAKRREIRELLQRYAQSEECSLFAELASAESPVKLFREMPFRVPDRGTVLVGATDLFWRDDSGLHLRDWKSSSEEYAPSYYYERQLEFYAYALHRFFEPRGGVIPIDSAVIYLRSQDNERKIRLYGAEDFKAVGGLIEAAAIEALSGNFVGKKERCAACPWRTDCEAR, encoded by the coding sequence ATGAGTAGCGACGGGCCGCGGTGGCATTCGCTTATCAAGGGCACGGAGGCGCAGATAGAGGCGCTGACAAGCGATAAATACCTGACCGTGGTCAGCGCGGGCGCGGGTACCGGCAAGACGCAGACTCTGGCGCAGCGCTTCGCCTGGCTGCTTGCCTCCGACCCGGAGTGCGGCGTCGGTGAGGTGCTGGTGCTCACCTTCACCAAGAAGGCGGCGCGCGAGATGCAGGAGCGTATAAAGGGCACGCTTGAAAGGTGGTACGCGGAGTGTCCCGACGAGCTGGCCCACCTTAAAAGCAGGATCGAGGGCATCGACGACGCCTACATATCGACGATCCATTCATTTGCGATGAAGATCATCCGCGAGTCGGGGCTTGCGCTTGACATCGACCCTACGGCCTCGATCATGCCCGCGCCAAAGGCCGACATCTGGTGGCGCGAGTTTGCCTCGATGCTATCCGCGGCCTCCGAAGAGAGGATACTGGCGGCGCTGCCGGCCGAGTGGCGCGCGCGCGCCTCGGAGCTCATGCGCGAGCCGGAGTTTATCGAAATGCTGAACGCCTTCGGCCCGGAGGCGGTGGCGGAGGCGGCCAAAAGCTGTTCGGAAAAGCTCTACTGCGCGGGGCAGAGCCCGGAATCTCTGTGGGAACATGACGATACGGAGCTGACAGCCTCAATAGAATCCCTCAAAGAGCTTAAAAAAGATATCTATGAACTCTGGTCGCGCGACGTTTTCCCAGCGATATTGTCGTCGCCCGAATTCAGCGGCGGCGGAAACAGGAAGCCGACGAAGGCTAAAGAGAAGCTCGCCCCATTCATCGATCGCTGGCTCGCCGCTCCGGCGGCTTCGGATGAGGCGCTCAGCCAGTTCTGTGGCGAGCTCTTTGAAAGCGTCCTCGTTCCGCTGTCGGGGGGGAAGATAAAAGATGCTATCAGCGAGGCGCTGGGCACAGGCCTCAAAGAATGGCGCGATGAGACGAAGGCTCTGCTGGCGCTTGCCGTCCCGCCGTCGGAAGGTGAGAAGCGGGTCAACGCCCTTCTCTGCCGCGTTTGTGCCGTAGGCTGGGCCTGCTGGGACGAGTTCCGCCGCCGTGAGAACCTGCTCTCCCTCTCCGACCTCATCTTTTACGCCTCCGAGGTGCTGAATTCATCCGCCGACTACAAAAGAAAATTCAAGCACATCATGGTCGACGAGTTTCAGGATACCGACCCCTTACAGGACGGCCTCATCGAGGCTCTTTGGGTGACGCCGGAGGCTGAGAGCGACTTTAATAATACGCTTTTTCTCGTCGGAGACCAGAAGCAGTCGATCTACCGCTTCCGCCACGCCGACCTTACCCTCTTCCGCGGCTATATAGAGCGCTGCCGCTGTCACGGCGCGGAAGGATACTGCAAATATGTTTCGCTTGACCAGAATTTCCGCACGGCGAGCGGACTGCTGGAAAAATTTAACGGCCTCTTCGGCGAGCTGTGGGGCGGCGGTTCGGAGATCTTCTACGAGCCGCTGCTGCCGCCGCAGGACGAAGATATCCGCGAACGGCGCAACGCCTCCGTCGAGAGGCCGCAGCTTGAGCTGCTGTGCGCGGTATCCCCCTATGGCGACAGAGACGAAAAGATATTGATGCCGGAGCTGCGCCTGCGCCTCTACAGCGAACTGGGGCGCAGGATGGCGCGAATGCGCGAGGAGGGGCGGCTGATATGGGATAAGGGGCGGGGAGAATTTCGTCCCGTAAGGTGGCGTGACTTCGCCGTGCTGGTACCGGCACGCACCGAATACTCAATGATCGAAAGGGCCTTCGAACGGCTTGGCCTTCCCTATCTGCTCTCAACGAATAAAAATTATTTCGCGCGCGGCGAGATCGGCGACCTCGTAAACCTTATCTCGCTGCTCGCCGAGCCTGAAAATCCCCTCTTCCTTGGAGGCTGGCTGGCATCGCCCTTCAGCGGGGTATCTATCGAAGAGGCGGAACGGATGCTGGCGGCGGCGCTGGAGAGCAGAGAGAGCCGAAAGGCGCTGCCTCTCGCGGAGGTCGTCCGCCGCGAGCACCCGGAGCTATGCGCGCGCCTGGAGCACCTTCGCCGGACGGCGCTTCTCTCAGGAGTATCCGCCGTGATCCTCGAAATACTGCGGGAACCCTCGTTCCTGGAAAACTACGGCGGTCTGCGGCGGCGGCGCGTGAACGCCAATATCATCTATCTCGCCCAGCTTGCGGAGGAGTACGAACGCTCGCAGGGGAAATCGCTGAAGGGCTGCGCGGAATACCTGCTCTCTGCGGCCTCCTCCGAGGGCGCGAAGGAGGAGCCGGACGCCGCCGACGAGGATACGGATGCCATCCAGGTGATGACGATACACGCCTCCAAGGGACTCGAATTTCCCGTTGTGGCGCTGATATATGCCGATAAGAGAGGGCCGCGGAGCTCCGCGCTCCAGGTGTCGAAAAGGTACGGCGTCATCGCGAAAGAGACGCCAGATTTTCTTCTTCATGAGGAGCCGGGCGGAAAGAATATCTCCGCGATGTGGGAGATGAAAGAGGAATCGGAGGCCGAGTCGGCGGAGCGCGACCGGCTTTGGTACGTCGGCTTCACACGCGCGCAGGACCGGCTGATCCTCTGTGCGGCCTATCAGGAGTCAAAGGCCGACGCGGAGGGAGGTAAAAGTCCCACACTGCTGAGCCGGACGGCCGGCGTTCTGCCGCCGGAGGATATCTCCCATATAACGGAGGAGCCGGAGGAGCTGCCGAAGTACGCGCCTTACGAAGCAAAGGCGCAGACAGAGGGGATGGCACTGAAGATCGTGAGCCCCGCCAAGCTCGGGCGTATATCGGCCTCGGCCTATGCGCTGATCTCCTGGTGCCCTGCGGCCTACCGCACCGTATACCGCCAGGGCCGGACTGTAAGCTGGACTGTAAAGGGCGGCGAGGGGGGCGGCTCAGACTTTGGTTCGCTGACGCACTGGCTGCTGGCGCGCTGGGACTTCCGCGCCGAGAGCCTCGTCCGCTGGCTGCCCTTCAGCCGCGAGGGGCAGGGTTACGAGGCTGTTATGCGCCGTCTGCCGGTCGAACTCAGAGATGAATTTGCCTCCGGCGCGAAACGACGCGAGATACGCGAGCTTTTGCAGAGATACGCGCAGAGTGAAGAGTGCTCTCTGTTCGCTGAACTTGCCTCGGCGGAGAGCCCTGTCAAGCTCTTCCGGGAGATGCCCTTCCGCGTGCCGGACCGTGGCACCGTCCTCGTCGGCGCGACGGACCTATTCTGGCGCGACGATTCGGGGCTGCATCTGCGCGACTGGAAGAGCTCGTCAGAGGAATACGCTCCCTCATATTATTATGAGCGGCAGCTGGAATTCTACGCCTACGCGCTGCACCGCTTTTTTGAGCCGCGCGGCGGCGTCATTCCCATTGATTCCGCGGTCATATACCTGCGCTCGCAGGATAATGAGAGAAAGATACGCCTCTACGGGGCGGAGGACTTTAAAGCGGTCGGCGGTCTGATCGAGGCGGCGGCAATCGAAGCTCTTTCCGGCAATTTTGTGGGTAAAAAGGAGCGCTGCGCCGCCTGTCCGTGGCGAACTGACTGCGAGGCCCGTTAA
- a CDS encoding PD-(D/E)XK nuclease family protein: MMAATIESYYNITEKVDRLRAFYNKYGGEALFIVPSGLDRDALLDIICGGDPYFGDRPTVWTVGDLYKELQRITGSSVRVIDPPDHNLILRWLLEEFLSEMEKDGVALAPGLYHKGFVTVLGDNIKELLAEEVSCEGLSQALFDEEEPDPALPEAVLITLYERYTDYLAEYGLADAAQIATLTRLKLNAPEALEFVAGKRLVLAGFLSFTGAQLKLVRALCDIAEVLMLQPETGLDGFHDGISQLGSEYYGRPEWNVPIVKLEASNAYLELEALARETALWIEGAGGFAELGGLDDYGEVGLLISPDRLPVMEYALSRYKIPYNIQVRGTVGETLAGDLPSMIWRVWNSNWDNYNTAILLANPLLFSEEGGFAAEYDESSFPEGYDEWRRALSPSARKRLAEIRALCLAFEKGGRPADILSLWHDFLEGADAVGGAVRVASGEPSLDERVKDVSHAIYELKKKIKNLNDEAKYIGPAAGVVLRGGDAAAFISDWGRTATLPIQLPQSHSLTLYAGMPPILTEHRYWLMAGVDYNSWPGMLRESLLLRNDNKVRFNAGSPDDEEHPHLPEIREEREQKEAIFRRLLATGREGVVIARSLTDASKDPVAESQFVAPLFKRHDPKRGWREAGKVCYPLDAALPDGDGPWFPQAEIICTPVSPAPTHKVPEGRADEEGKPVVRISDIDTWNVCPYLYWCQSRLRFERPRTELYDPRVAGILSHRIWEEAIQAKAAEPKLSLQIYVMENWRRFKDECYPALDADPRLARHEKNLMRQLFAMAAMQDEIEARIPAGARLKIETECALEGFELNGALFRGQADRIDYYADGAVVMDYKLGRSAAHDKELQVPAYCAILKEAGIAVQGLGWFGQRDCSVSGYFNGGYFDIYAAGGTKRSRQSADERMEEALSVMEQMAESVKNGIYRPKYDVKAQRCKSCAFYVLCRKRETQGYIAAEPEESEGNGDE, from the coding sequence ATGATGGCCGCGACGATCGAAAGTTACTATAACATTACGGAAAAGGTAGACAGGCTGCGCGCCTTTTACAATAAATACGGCGGGGAGGCGCTGTTTATCGTACCCTCCGGCCTCGACCGGGATGCGCTGCTCGACATCATCTGTGGCGGCGATCCCTATTTCGGAGACCGCCCCACGGTCTGGACCGTCGGCGACCTGTATAAAGAACTGCAGCGTATCACCGGCTCGTCTGTGCGGGTCATTGACCCGCCAGACCACAACCTGATCCTGCGCTGGCTGCTGGAAGAATTTCTCTCCGAGATGGAGAAGGATGGCGTCGCGCTGGCTCCCGGCCTCTACCATAAGGGGTTTGTCACAGTTCTGGGGGACAACATAAAGGAGCTGCTCGCCGAGGAGGTCTCCTGCGAAGGGCTTTCGCAGGCGCTCTTTGACGAGGAGGAGCCCGATCCGGCGCTGCCCGAGGCGGTCCTTATCACTTTATATGAACGGTATACGGACTATCTTGCGGAGTACGGCCTCGCCGACGCGGCGCAGATTGCCACCCTGACGCGGCTGAAGCTGAACGCGCCGGAGGCGCTGGAATTCGTCGCCGGTAAGAGGCTGGTGCTCGCCGGTTTCCTCTCCTTCACGGGGGCGCAGCTGAAACTTGTCCGCGCGCTCTGCGATATCGCCGAGGTGCTGATGCTGCAGCCCGAAACGGGACTGGACGGTTTCCATGACGGCATCAGCCAGCTGGGGAGCGAATATTACGGGCGTCCCGAGTGGAACGTTCCCATCGTGAAGCTCGAAGCGAGCAACGCCTATCTTGAGCTGGAGGCGCTGGCGCGCGAGACGGCGCTCTGGATCGAGGGCGCGGGCGGTTTTGCGGAGCTCGGCGGCCTCGACGACTACGGCGAGGTAGGGCTGCTGATATCTCCCGACCGGCTGCCGGTTATGGAATACGCGCTGTCACGCTATAAGATACCTTACAATATCCAGGTACGGGGCACGGTCGGCGAGACGCTGGCCGGCGATCTGCCTTCAATGATATGGCGGGTCTGGAACTCTAACTGGGACAACTACAACACGGCGATACTGCTTGCGAATCCGCTGCTCTTCTCGGAGGAGGGAGGATTTGCGGCGGAATATGACGAGAGCTCTTTTCCCGAGGGCTACGACGAATGGCGGCGGGCGCTCTCTCCTTCGGCGCGAAAGAGGCTGGCCGAAATACGCGCGCTCTGCCTCGCGTTTGAAAAGGGCGGCAGACCGGCGGATATCCTCTCGCTCTGGCATGATTTCCTCGAAGGGGCCGACGCGGTCGGCGGCGCGGTACGCGTCGCCTCCGGCGAACCTTCGCTTGACGAGAGGGTGAAGGACGTTTCCCACGCAATTTATGAACTCAAAAAAAAGATAAAAAACCTTAATGACGAGGCGAAATACATCGGTCCGGCGGCGGGGGTGGTGCTGCGCGGCGGCGATGCGGCAGCCTTCATCAGCGACTGGGGCCGTACCGCCACGCTGCCGATACAGCTGCCGCAGAGCCACTCTCTGACGCTGTACGCGGGGATGCCGCCGATACTGACGGAGCATCGCTACTGGCTGATGGCGGGCGTCGATTACAACAGCTGGCCGGGGATGCTGAGGGAATCTCTGCTGCTGCGCAACGATAATAAGGTGAGGTTTAACGCCGGTTCGCCGGATGATGAGGAGCACCCACATCTGCCGGAGATACGCGAGGAGCGCGAGCAGAAGGAGGCTATCTTCCGCCGCCTGCTCGCCACGGGGAGGGAGGGCGTGGTCATCGCCCGCTCTCTGACCGACGCGAGCAAAGATCCTGTGGCGGAGTCGCAGTTTGTCGCGCCGCTGTTTAAGCGGCATGACCCTAAAAGGGGCTGGCGCGAGGCGGGGAAGGTCTGCTACCCGCTTGACGCGGCGCTTCCGGACGGAGACGGCCCGTGGTTTCCGCAGGCGGAGATAATCTGCACGCCGGTAAGTCCCGCCCCCACGCACAAGGTACCGGAGGGGCGAGCCGATGAAGAAGGAAAACCGGTCGTGCGCATCAGCGACATCGACACATGGAATGTCTGCCCCTATCTCTACTGGTGCCAGAGCCGCCTGCGCTTTGAGCGGCCTCGCACAGAGCTGTATGACCCGCGCGTTGCGGGTATACTTTCCCACCGTATATGGGAGGAGGCCATTCAGGCAAAGGCCGCCGAGCCGAAGCTTTCTCTGCAAATATATGTGATGGAAAACTGGCGCCGTTTTAAGGACGAATGTTACCCTGCGCTCGACGCGGACCCGCGGCTTGCGCGGCATGAGAAAAACCTCATGCGCCAGCTGTTTGCGATGGCGGCCATGCAGGATGAAATTGAGGCGCGCATCCCCGCTGGCGCGCGCCTGAAGATAGAGACGGAATGCGCCCTGGAGGGCTTTGAGCTGAACGGAGCCCTCTTCAGGGGACAGGCCGACAGGATCGACTATTACGCCGACGGGGCCGTAGTGATGGACTATAAGCTCGGCAGAAGCGCCGCGCATGATAAAGAGCTGCAGGTTCCCGCCTACTGCGCGATATTGAAAGAGGCGGGGATCGCGGTGCAGGGGCTCGGGTGGTTCGGACAGCGGGACTGCTCGGTCTCCGGCTATTTCAACGGCGGATATTTTGATATTTACGCGGCGGGCGGGACGAAGCGCAGCCGCCAGAGCGCCGACGAGAGGATGGAAGAGGCGCTCTCGGTGATGGAGCAGATGGCCGAGTCCGTCAAAAACGGGATATACCGCCCGAAGTACGACGTGAAGGCCCAGCGGTGCAAGAGCTGCGCCTTTTATGTGCTTTGCCGCAAGCGCGAGACGCAGGGCTATATAGCGGCGGAACCGGAAGAGAGCGAGGGGAACGGCGATGAGTAG
- a CDS encoding HD domain-containing protein, whose product MFIKDSAFSVTKGVLSLINDKLVDHGVRTAYILKSMMALQGELERETMKNILFLGIFHDVGANKTEEIANLLKFETTETIPHSVYGYLFLKYLSRLGDRAETILYHHLAYAERGGCRSAYRELALKLHLADRVDICAMGESSDRLVIETVERYGGEQFDPADVELFKAADKRFGVMRTLRGCGCEEDIRECYRALAFSEDELMDLVQTLVFAIDFRSEQTVLHTILTANYAEMLGEHAGLEKDDCRKLYYAGLLHDIGKIKVPVAILEKPGALTRGEMLEMQRHATYTRRIIEGHVDGEIVEIAARHHEKLNGFGYP is encoded by the coding sequence GTGTTTATAAAAGATTCAGCATTCAGCGTAACCAAGGGAGTACTTTCACTGATAAATGACAAACTCGTCGACCACGGCGTCCGCACCGCCTATATACTGAAGTCTATGATGGCTCTGCAGGGTGAGCTAGAGCGGGAGACGATGAAGAATATCCTCTTTCTCGGTATCTTTCACGACGTCGGCGCAAACAAGACCGAAGAGATCGCCAATCTGCTGAAATTCGAGACTACGGAGACGATACCGCATTCGGTCTACGGTTATCTCTTTTTAAAATATCTCTCACGGCTCGGTGACCGCGCGGAGACGATCTTATATCACCATCTTGCCTACGCTGAGCGCGGCGGCTGCCGCTCCGCCTACAGGGAGCTCGCCCTCAAGCTGCATCTCGCTGACCGCGTTGACATCTGCGCGATGGGCGAGAGTTCCGACCGCCTTGTGATAGAGACGGTGGAAAGGTACGGCGGAGAGCAGTTCGACCCGGCGGATGTAGAGCTCTTCAAGGCCGCCGACAAAAGATTCGGCGTCATGAGGACTCTTCGCGGCTGCGGCTGCGAGGAGGATATCAGGGAGTGCTATCGGGCGCTGGCCTTTTCCGAGGACGAGCTTATGGATCTCGTTCAAACGCTGGTATTCGCGATAGACTTCCGCAGCGAGCAGACGGTGCTGCATACCATACTGACGGCTAACTACGCCGAGATGCTCGGGGAGCACGCGGGGCTGGAAAAAGATGACTGCCGGAAGCTCTATTATGCCGGATTGCTGCACGATATCGGCAAGATAAAGGTTCCGGTGGCGATCTTGGAGAAGCCGGGCGCGCTGACGCGCGGGGAGATGTTGGAGATGCAGAGGCATGCCACCTACACGCGGCGGATCATTGAGGGCCATGTCGACGGAGAGATAGTAGAGATCGCCGCCCGCCACCACGAAAAGCTGAACGGTTTTGGTTATCCGTAG
- the hydE gene encoding [FeFe] hydrogenase H-cluster radical SAM maturase HydE: MRAIDIIDSLYKKQEASREDLLWLIENRSTDISQALFERAAAVARAHFGNKIYVRGLIEMTNYCRNDCYYCGIRRSNAAAQRYRLTEEDIMQCCEAGYGLGFRTFVLQGGEDMYYTDDMMAEIISAIRTKYPDCAITLSLGEKTRESYQRLYDAGANRYLLRHETATPEHYAKLHPAELSLASRIECLRSLKEIGYQVGCGSMVGSPYQTLDNIVSDLLFIKSFAPQMVGMGPFIPHHDTPFAHEKAGTAELTLFLLAIVRLMNPKVLLPATTALGTIEDNGRELGVLAGCNVVMPNLSPLSVRKKYMLYDNKISTGDEAAEARASLEKRMRAIGYEVVTERGDYQD, from the coding sequence ATGAGGGCAATAGATATAATAGATTCCCTTTATAAAAAACAGGAGGCTTCGCGCGAAGATCTGCTCTGGCTGATAGAAAACCGCAGCACCGATATTTCCCAAGCGCTCTTTGAACGGGCCGCCGCCGTAGCGCGCGCCCATTTCGGAAACAAAATATATGTGCGCGGCCTCATCGAAATGACAAACTACTGCCGCAACGACTGCTATTACTGCGGCATCCGCCGCAGCAACGCCGCGGCCCAGCGCTACCGCCTCACAGAAGAGGATATCATGCAGTGCTGCGAAGCGGGCTACGGCCTCGGCTTCCGTACCTTCGTGCTTCAGGGCGGCGAGGACATGTATTACACCGACGATATGATGGCGGAGATCATCAGCGCCATCCGCACGAAATATCCCGACTGCGCGATCACCCTCTCTCTCGGAGAAAAAACCCGGGAGAGCTACCAGAGGCTATACGACGCGGGGGCCAACCGTTACCTACTGCGCCATGAGACGGCGACGCCGGAACACTACGCAAAGCTGCATCCCGCGGAACTCTCGCTGGCAAGCAGGATCGAATGCCTGCGCAGTCTGAAAGAGATCGGCTATCAGGTCGGCTGCGGTTCGATGGTGGGCTCGCCCTACCAGACCCTCGACAACATCGTCAGCGACCTGCTCTTTATAAAGAGCTTCGCCCCGCAGATGGTAGGCATGGGACCCTTTATTCCCCACCACGACACCCCCTTCGCGCATGAAAAGGCGGGGACGGCGGAGCTCACGCTCTTCCTTCTCGCAATCGTGCGCCTCATGAATCCCAAGGTACTGCTGCCGGCGACGACGGCGCTGGGGACGATCGAGGACAACGGGCGCGAGCTCGGCGTGCTTGCGGGGTGCAACGTCGTGATGCCCAACCTCTCGCCGCTCAGCGTGCGCAAAAAATACATGCTGTACGACAATAAGATAAGCACGGGCGACGAAGCGGCGGAGGCGCGGGCCTCGCTCGAAAAGAGAATGCGCGCCATCGGCTACGAAGTGGTGACGGAGCGCGGCGACTACCAGGATTGA
- a CDS encoding beta-alanine-activating enzyme beta-propeller domain-containing protein encodes MKRQIQVIIAAAAIISAAATANAENWPLFKNNALRSGTMPTETVSTARLAGQREWTTQLWQNIASSPAVYKGKVYFGSNDGVVYALNLNTGQQVWKFTTDNWVTSSPAVVNGRVYVGSFDSRLYCLNADTGEQIWKFTTSNSVATSPAVADDAVYFGSNDGYVYAVSIKTGWQKWKFKTDAAVTGSPVVADGVVYIGNRNGKMYAIDTATGKLKWRAIVGGPITAAPAVADGLLYFTSQDGKIYCARIKHQAVIWRYDAKAQIETAPLVHNGKVVFGDISGNVTALNAQNGSKAWVYNTGGSVFSSAAALGDSVYIGSNSDNLYALDINTGNPAWQLQLEGDIVATPAIAGDRLVVPTAAGSVCSVR; translated from the coding sequence ATGAAAAGACAGATACAGGTCATTATCGCCGCGGCGGCGATCATCTCCGCGGCGGCGACCGCCAACGCGGAGAACTGGCCGCTCTTCAAAAACAACGCTCTGCGCAGCGGTACGATGCCGACAGAGACCGTCTCGACCGCGCGCCTCGCAGGGCAGCGCGAATGGACGACGCAGCTGTGGCAGAACATCGCCTCTTCGCCCGCCGTCTACAAGGGCAAGGTCTACTTCGGCTCAAACGACGGCGTAGTTTACGCACTTAACCTCAACACCGGACAGCAGGTGTGGAAGTTCACCACCGACAACTGGGTGACCTCCTCTCCCGCCGTGGTCAACGGGCGGGTCTATGTAGGCAGCTTTGACAGCCGTCTCTACTGCCTCAACGCCGATACAGGGGAGCAAATATGGAAATTCACGACCTCCAACAGCGTGGCGACCTCGCCCGCCGTCGCCGATGACGCCGTCTACTTCGGCTCAAACGACGGATATGTCTACGCCGTCTCGATCAAGACCGGCTGGCAGAAGTGGAAATTCAAGACCGACGCCGCCGTCACCGGCTCGCCGGTCGTCGCCGACGGCGTGGTCTATATCGGCAACCGCAACGGCAAAATGTACGCCATCGATACCGCGACCGGCAAACTAAAATGGCGCGCCATCGTCGGCGGGCCGATAACGGCGGCTCCCGCGGTGGCGGACGGCCTGCTCTACTTTACAAGCCAGGACGGCAAGATCTACTGCGCGCGCATCAAACATCAGGCGGTGATCTGGCGCTACGACGCGAAGGCGCAGATCGAGACCGCGCCGCTCGTGCATAACGGTAAGGTCGTCTTTGGCGACATCTCCGGCAACGTGACGGCGCTCAACGCTCAGAACGGCTCCAAAGCCTGGGTATACAATACCGGCGGCTCCGTCTTCTCCTCCGCGGCGGCGCTCGGCGACAGCGTCTATATCGGCTCAAACAGCGACAACCTTTACGCCCTTGATATAAACACGGGAAATCCCGCCTGGCAGCTGCAGCTTGAGGGCGACATCGTGGCGACCCC